GCGAAGGCCACCCACCCGCCATAGCGCAGCGCCTTCGAGATGGCCGAGAGCCGCTCCACGGCCTCCTCGCCATAGTCCACACCGGTGACGCCGGGCAGGGCGCGCAGCTGCTGCGCGAGTATCTTGAGCGCGCCCGGGGTGCGCCGCTCCGGAGGGACCTCCAGTTCCAGCGAGGGCGGCAGCGGATTCTCCGGGAGCTGAGCCAGCGCCTCGCCGAGGTCACCCAGCTCGGTGGCCAGACGCTCGAGCGCGGCCCGAGGGGGAACCAGGTAGGCCTTGCCACCACTGAGGGCCACCATGCGCTCGCGCAGCACGGCGGCGCCCTCTTCGTCGAGCTCGGGGGAGAGGTACACCGTCACCTGGACCTCGCCGCCGAGCGAGCCGATGAGGGCCTCGACCATGCGGCCGGTGGCCTGCGCGAGGCCGGCGGAGAAGATGGCGATGGCGATGGTGGTGACGGCGACGAAGTGGATGAAGGGCGCATGGCGCAGGCCCGAGGCCGCCGAGCGCCAGAAGTAGGCCGCCTTCGCGAGGACGCTCATCCCGCCGCCATCCGCCGGGCGGCCTTGATGCCGTCCTCGTCCGACACGATGAAGCCGTTCTCCAGACGGAGGGTGCGCTTCTGGTAGCGGGTGATGAGGCTGTGGTCGTGGGTGGCCACCATGACCGTGGTGCCGCGCGCGTTCACATCCATCAGGAGGTCCATGATCTCCAGGGTGAGCGCCGGGTCCAGGTTGCCGGTGGGCTCGTCGGCCAGGAGGATGGTCGGGTCATTGACGAGCGCCCGGGCGATGACGACGCGCTGCTGCTCACCACCGGAGAGCTTGAGGGGCATGGAGCTCGCCTTGTGCTGCAGGCCCACGAGCTTGAGCATGCGCTGCACGCGCTCGCGGGCCACGGCGCGGGGGACGCCGAGGACGTCCAGGGCGAAGGCGACGTTGTCCTCGACGGTGCGGTGCGGGAGGAGTTTGAAGTCCTGGAAGACGACTCCGATGTTGCGCCGCAAGTAGGGGACGGCCGACTCGCGGATGCGCGCGATGTTGCGGCCGCCCACGAGGATCTGCCCCTTGGTGGCCTTCTCGCCGCAGAAGATGAGCTTCATGAGCGTCGTCTTCCCGGCGCCCGAGGGCCCGGTGAGGAAGACGAACTCGCCCTTCTGCACGTGAAGGTTGATGTCCGAGAGGACGGGCGGATCGCCTGGATACGCCTTGTAGACGTGGAACATCTGGATCATCGGCGGGACCGATTATGGCCTCGTGGAGGCCACCTCGCCACGTTGCGAACGTGGCTTCCCGCTGGACCCGGAGTGTGCCCTCCCCGCCCGTGTGCTCCTTGGCTGCCTGCTCGCCAGGCAGCTCTCCGTAACCGGCCCATCACATGACAATGCAGTCGAGCCCCTCGAGGACACTCCGAAGGTCATCCGGGGTCGCATCCAGGCCCTTCATGACCGAAGGAGCGTGCCATGTCTCCGCCACTGTGGAGGGAGGATCCTTGACCAGGGGGTTGATGATGACCTGTCCGAATCGGCCCGGCCAGTTCAGCCGACCCAACGCAGCCGCGTTCCCAAGCGGGTCGATGATCGTGAAGCACGGCCAGCGCGGCAGCCGAACCGTCCGCATGTCGCAGCCATGAAAACGGCAGCCGTCGAGCCGGGCCTCGGAGAAGTCACAGTCCTCGACCTGACCGTGCTCGCCCCCGGTGCTGTAGCCCGGAAATGGCCCGAAGTCGCACCCGGTCAGGCGCCCTTTGATCCGGCAACCCTTGAGGGCCGCACTCACCCAGCCTCGATGATTCCTCTGCTCCTGCTTGAACTCGATGGTGCAGTCCATGAGGCGCGGCTGGCGGACAATCAGCCGACTGCCTGGCACGCGCACGACCACTGTGCAGCGGCGCAACGTCAGATTCGGTCCGAAGTAGACGACCTGGTCCGTCGCGCCGGCCAGTTCCACCCGTTCGTCATCAATCTCGCGGTTCTCGAAAAAGATATTGCCTGGCCACATCTCCCTGCCCTCAGAAGAAGATCATCCGGAAGAATTCGGTGGCCATGCGCCGGCCGTGAACCGCGAAGTTCTCGCTCGTCCCGGAGAGTACCTCGTATTTGAACCCCCCGGGTCGAGGGTCCACCGCATCGACTCCCTTGGACGACCATTGAAGCTGAGGGAACTCCTCCTTGAGCCTCGCGTTGACCCAGCGCCCACGAGCCAGACCCTCCAGGTGTCGGGCACTGTTTTCGTTCCCCGCATCGCGCGCCCTTTCGATTGCGGCTCTCTCCTTGTTGCTGAGTTCGCCCTGTCCCCACCGCCGTGCGATGCGCTCGGCAGCCGCCTTCAGCTCGTCCCCCAGCCTATCCTCTGCCGGTATATCGTGAAGGTCCTTCCCTCGCGGAAGGTGCCACCGCTGGCCATTGCCGAGGACGACCTGCTTGTTACCTCCGCGGTGCTGAATCGCGACGGTGCCCGAGTGCCCGCCAGCAGTTCCGGAATCGTCGCTACGGCTGAGCACATTGAGAGCCAGGGGAGCCTGCGGCGAAGTGAGGACCACCAGTGCGCGTCCCCCCTCGACGACCACCTCCACTGCGGCCACTTCCTGCACGGCCACGCCCACAGAGCCCCTGAATCCCTGGGCAGCCCACTGCGCCTGCAGAGGGTTGAACTGCGGCAACGAACGCATGCGTGCCGCCACCTCTCCAAGCGTTCGCCCGCTCAAGGCGGCCACCGACAGAATCATCGCCCGGGCTGCGTCCGTTCCGATGCGTCGGCCGAACTCCTCCCCCGCCTCCCGCAGCTCCTCGAAGGTGGTGGCCTCGTGGGCTCGGTGCGCCATGCTGGCCCACCCGTCCATGAGACCCCACACCGTATCCACCCCCAACCAGGCCAACAGCATCACGGATAGCGCCGCAGCCACTGCCTTCGTGCTCGGTTCTGGCACCAGCCACAAAGTGAGGTAGAGCCCCGCGGCCCACACCAGTGACGAAAGCATGGCCTGCGGGCTCAGCTCCCGCCCCAGGGCCTCTCGCGTCTCGTCCAACACGGTTCCGAATGCCAGGGCGAGCGCCAGCGTTCGCCGGTCATCGGTGCGCAAGTACGGCCCGTCCATGAAGAGGCCCAGGCAGTCACCACCGCCTCGCGTCTCGCACCACCTGAGATACTTCTCCTTCAGCGCCGCCTCCGCCTCGGGCACGAGCGAGCCCCTGTCGTTGAGGGGCACCAAGGTGAGGACTCGACCACGGTACACCTCGGCGAGCAGCTCCTCCTCTGGCATGGCTTGGAGCAGCCGCTGAGCCGCCTCCTGGGGCGAGCCCTCCAACCAACCACCCCTGGTGAGATGCTGCACCGCACGCTGAAACTCCACCTTCGTGACGGCTACCACTCGGGTATTGCCGCGAGCCTCAATGGAATCCGCGTAGACAACGATCACCGGCTCGAGCTCAGCCGGTGTTGAACGTGCTTGCTTCTCGTCCACCGCAGCTGACAGGGACCGTGAGCTGCTTGTGCCCACGAGCGGGTCAGCGCCGGGCGCGCGCGTAACACAAGCCGCATGGAGGAAAAGAACAATGAGCCCGAGCGCGCGCGCTGGTGCCCAATGTGATGGGCCCCGACACCTCACTCGTCGCTCCGCGAGCTGATTACCGACGCCCTCCCCCGCCTGCGGACTTCGGTACTCATTCGCCATGACAATGGCCTTTCTCCAAGTGCAAATACCCTGAAGAATAGGCCACCAATTGCCCAACCATACAGGGTGGATGACTCGGGCTCCCTGGGGCAGCTGCTTGGCCCCGCTGGGACTTCATTTCGGCTCACTGCTTGAGTCAGCTTCTCGCGACAACTCCGTTGACACTCACCAGTGTGGGAGTCAGTACCGCACATCCCCATAGGAACCAGCCCCGGGCCCATGGCGCCGCTCGCGTCATCTGTGCCA
The sequence above is drawn from the Archangium gephyra genome and encodes:
- a CDS encoding cell division protein FtsX, with amino-acid sequence MSVLAKAAYFWRSAASGLRHAPFIHFVAVTTIAIAIFSAGLAQATGRMVEALIGSLGGEVQVTVYLSPELDEEGAAVLRERMVALSGGKAYLVPPRAALERLATELGDLGEALAQLPENPLPPSLELEVPPERRTPGALKILAQQLRALPGVTGVDYGEEAVERLSAISKALRYGGWVAFAVVLIATVVIVSATLQLAIYARRGEIEIQKLVGATDRFVKAPFLIEGFLQGLLGAGVALAGLVAFERFAGPGLASLFSFLVGPGGMVPLLEPRIALELLAAGCALGLGGSFIAVGRFLRV
- the ftsE gene encoding cell division ATP-binding protein FtsE encodes the protein MIQMFHVYKAYPGDPPVLSDINLHVQKGEFVFLTGPSGAGKTTLMKLIFCGEKATKGQILVGGRNIARIRESAVPYLRRNIGVVFQDFKLLPHRTVEDNVAFALDVLGVPRAVARERVQRMLKLVGLQHKASSMPLKLSGGEQQRVVIARALVNDPTILLADEPTGNLDPALTLEIMDLLMDVNARGTTVMVATHDHSLITRYQKRTLRLENGFIVSDEDGIKAARRMAAG
- a CDS encoding pentapeptide repeat-containing protein; amino-acid sequence: MWPGNIFFENREIDDERVELAGATDQVVYFGPNLTLRRCTVVVRVPGSRLIVRQPRLMDCTIEFKQEQRNHRGWVSAALKGCRIKGRLTGCDFGPFPGYSTGGEHGQVEDCDFSEARLDGCRFHGCDMRTVRLPRWPCFTIIDPLGNAAALGRLNWPGRFGQVIINPLVKDPPSTVAETWHAPSVMKGLDATPDDLRSVLEGLDCIVM